NNNNNNNNNNNNNNNNNNNNNNNNNNNNNNNNNNNNNNNNNNNNNNNNNNNNNNNNNNNNNNNNNNNNNNNNNNNNNNNNNNNNNNNNNNNNNNNNNNNNNNNNNNNNNNNNNNNNNNNNNNNNNNNNNNNNNNNNNNNNNNNNNNNNNNNNNNNNNNNNNNNNNNNNNNNNNNNNNNNNNNNNNNNNNNNNNNNNNNNNNNNNNNNNNNNNNNNNNNNNNNNNNNNNNNNNNNNNNNNNNNNNNNNNNNNNNNNNNNNNNNNNNNNNNNNNNNNNNNNNNNNNNNNNNNNNNNNNNNNNNNNNNNNNNNNNNNNNNNNNNNNNNNNNNNNNNNNNNNNNNNNNNNNNNNNNNNNNNNNNNNNNNNNNNNNNNNNNNNNNNNNNNNNNNNNNNNNNNNNNNNNNNNNNNNNNNNNNNNNNNNNNNNNNNNNNNNNNNNNNNNNNNNNNNNNNNNNNNNNNNNNNNNNNNNNNNNNNNNNNNNNNNNNNNNNNNNNNNNNNNNNNNNNNNNNNNNNNNNNNNNNNNNNNNNNNNNNNNNNNNNNNNNNNNNNNNNNNNNNNNNNNNNNNNNNNNNNNNNNNNNNNNNNNNNNNNNNNNNNNNNNNNNNNNNNNNNNNNNNNNNNNNNNNNNNNNNNNNNNNNNNNNNNNNNNNNNNNNNNNNNNNNNNNNNNNNNNNNNNNNNNNNNNNNNNNNNNNNNNNNNNNNNNNNNNNNNNNNNNNNNNNNNNNNNNNNNNNNNNNNNNNNNNNNNNNNNNNNNNNNNNNNNNNNNNNNNNNNNNNNNNNNNNNNNNNNNNNNNNNNNNNNNNNNNNNNNNNNNNNNNNNNNNNNNNNNNNNNNNNNNNNNNNNNNNNNNNNNNNNNNNNNNNNNNNNNNNNNNNNNNNNNNNNNNNNNNNNNNNNNNNNNNNNNNNNNNNNNNNNNNNNNNNNNNNNNNNNNNNNNNNNNNNNNNNNNNNNNNNNNNNNNNNNNNNNNNNNNNNNNNNNNNNNNNNNNNNNNNNNNNNNNNNNNNNNNNNNNNNNNNNNNNNNNNNNNNNNNNNNNNNNNNNNNNNNNNNNNNNNNNNNNNNNNNNNNNNNNNNNNNNNNNNNNNNNNNNNNNNNNNNNNNNNNNNNNNNNNNNNNNNNNNNNNNNNNNNNNNNNNNNNNNNNNNNNNNNNNNNNNNNNNNNNNNNNNNNNNNNNNNNNNNNNNNNNNNNNNNNNNNNNNNNNNNNNNNNNNNNNNNNNNNNNNNNNNNNNNNNNNNNNNNNNNNTTCGGTTCGGGTTCGGATAACCCATTTAAATTATTTTAAAATTTTTAAAATTCATTATATACTTTAAATTTATCAAAATCTATAAACAAAACAATATATTACATATAAATTTGAATAGCATATCTTAGAGTACCTAAAATTAACATATAAATTGGTTTGGTTTGAATATTTGGATTGAGAATCAATAAGTATTGTTGGTGTTTTGAGTATACTTTAGCTATTTTAGCCATGTTACTTTTGACTATTTGTATATATTTATAAGTATTTTGGATAAGTTAAAAGTATCTTATATATTTTGATGTTCTTAATATATATTAAATCTAAAAATAATTAATATATATAGGTATATAAATCAATTTCGGATATAATCGGGTACCCGAAATATTTCGGTTCGGATCGGGTTCGGTTTCGGTTCTCTAAATACCAAAATTTTGAACCCATTCGGATATTTAATCAATTTCGGTTCGGATTCGATACTACTTTTTCGGATCGGGTTCGGTTCGGTTTTTCGGATCCGGGTTTTTTGCCCAGCCCTAGTCTTTCTCCCTCTCTGAATCAACGAAGACTACTTGACTTATAGATCCATTCTTCTTTAACGACTATCTTATATAGTATATCATCTTCTATCAACAAACAACAAAAGAAGACTCATCCAAATCTCTTTAGATCTTACATATCCTCTATATATAAGCATATTTCTTCAATTACACATTATTTTAAAGTTTTGTTATAAATCTAAAAATATGAATGGACAAACACTTTTCAGTTGTCCATTAATCGATCTTCTCACGTCGACTAAAATCGGTGGTTTTCTCTTATCAGCAAATCAACGTATATGTAGGTTAAATTATACGTCAACCGACATCTAACATAACTTTTTCATCTGTATATCAATCTATCTAAAAGTCCCACCAAACGTAGGAGTCCAGAAATCTACTGTAGTATCCTGCGTCACTGGAAATATGCTCGAAACTGGCACTAAGCATAAACCTCGACTTCTAAGATCTGGTTCTTCTGAAACTTCTAGCTCTTTGTGATGATCACTCATCTGCATCATTATTTAAAAACAAAAGACAAAAGATAAGTTTCATATAAACTTTTTTATTTAATTGCAAAGCGTCTGGCTACATTGTTTCGGAATGATGTTTGTCAAATCTTGAAGATTAAGCAACCATTAAATATAGAGATGTAATACAGAACACGAACGAGAGCCGTGCGTTAATTCAATTGTATAATAATAACAGTATAATTATTTAATAATGTACATAAAATTATATGATAAGCAAAAAAAGCTACCTGTTGATGCTGTAAAGATGCTCCACTTTTCATATATGGGTTACTCAGAGCCTGAATTGTAATCATTTGCAGGTTTGTACATCAGTAGAAATACAATAACTAACTAATAATGTAGCAAAAAAAAAGTTATATACTATAGAAACAAGGGATGGGCTAACTTACTGAAACTTGTTGGTGTAAGAACTTAATGTATTCAATGGCTTCAGAGAGCACTGAGGCTGCGTCAGTCTGACAGAAAACCACATGAGATTCAGTAAAACAAAATCTAACCGTTGTATTTGATTTATCCCCAAAAGATAAGTACATAGAATAGACTTTTACATATAATATATATATATATATATATATATATATATATATATATATATAAAGACATAATATGATAAGTAATAATGACTGTATAGACAAATATACTAATACACACTCATCATCTTTCCGAAAGCTAAAGCAAAAAATTGCAGACAGAGTACCTTTCCGAAAGGTGAAACCAATTGTTGGAGCGCAGCGATTCTGTCGCCCATTTTCTCTTTCCTGACCTAATTCAGCAAAAACAAATATTTATACGAAAATTAAGGAGAAAAACTTAAGAATTATGCCAAAAATTGGGAAATAATGTTTGTGGAATTTTTTAATTAGAAAAAATACAACTTAGCAAGCCTGCTTGTTTCTATCAAAAAGTGTGGATTTGGGTTGTCTAAACTCAAAATTTTAGATAGAAATGATATTAAAACCTAATTTACTCGTTTCAAATAGGGTTTTGTTTTGATTAACAAGAGATTCGTTTTTTTATTAGTAAACCATGGAAAGCTTTTATTTAAATTCATTGTAAAATATTGACGTGCAGAAAGATGTTACATCCCTAAAAAGAAGCTTTTATTATTTTATGTAAAAGCGAAATATACCTTGGAAGCTGGTGACGGAGACGGTGCTTCGCTCTTGGCCCTCTTAGCCGCCGGCTGATCTGCTCCACCTCTCTTTACTTCATTGCTCCTCGAATCAGGAACCTTCGTTATACTCTACAACAAGAACAAAAAAAACACATATAAAACATCCGTTTACATATAAACAAACTCGTGATATATATATATAGAAAACATATAGATACCTTTTGTTCATCAAAACTCGGCGCGTGAATCTGCGGCGGCTGTAACGCCGGAAAAAAGTTCGACGACGCGTCATGATGAGTAGGACCCACGTTTCCAGCCGTTGCCGCTGGGTTCCAAAACGTTGCGTTGTTAGAGAATCGCAAAGGACTGTTTGGTTTAGGCGGCGAAGATCTTGAAAACCAAGTCGATGCCATCTGATCATAGTTTCCGTACCCAAGATTTGGTTGCTGATGATTCCTCGACGGTTGTTGGTCGGAAGAGCCAGGCAAATTAAAACCAGCTCCTTGATGAAACATAGCTGAAGAGGAACTAGGAGTTGTTGCTGTTCCGTACAACGAGTTGTCAACGGCGAAGCCTTGACATGTTACTGTGCTACTGTCCGTACTTGAGCTCCCGTGAGGGCTGAACTGATTTTCCAAGAAAAAACCGCGGTTGCTGCTCGTCATATTTAGCTGCGGTTTGAAATCGCTATTATTGATCTGCGTATCTCGCCACAAAGCTTGGTGGTTAGAGGAATCAGATTCTTGAATAGCGTTTGCGTTTGAGGTGGCATCTAAATTGAGATTCTCTTGAAGCATCACTCCAAAGCTTGTCTCCGCTTTACTATCTCCTCTTCTTTTGTTCCCCGCAAAGAAAAAAAAAGACACAATCTCTAAGCGTCATAAATATTATGATATATTGAAACAGACATAAAAGAAGCAAGTTGAAAGACTCACAAGAGAGGTTGGTTCCATTGATCAACAGGTGGTTGTGAAGAAAGCCCTAAACCAATCATTTGTAGATGATGATCAGTAGCTAATGAATGATGAACCTTTTCATGGAAAACATCAGAACCGCCAGATACAATTGAGCTTGCTCTCATGGAAGAAGATGTTGAGGAAGAAGAAGATACTTTCCACCAGCTTCCTGAGTTGATGAAATCATGATGATCTCCCATGGCTTTTTTTTTGGAATCACTAAGCGTTTAATATATATGTTGGTGGGATCGATGATGGATCTTTAATTTGTTGCGTCTTCTCAGATTGTGCCTCACATGAAATGATGATGATCCACACGAGAGAGATACTTATAGTTATAAAAATATGTCAATTTATAATGGATATTTTATTTTTTTCCTGGTAGGGTTTTCGTTAACTATTTGTGAAAACACCGGTTGACATTTTTCAGGTGGCTCTCGCTGACTCTTTTACATACGTCATACCCAACTTGTAATTTTTCTCGAAAATTATTTAATTTTTTTTCCATTGGTATTATTACACTTTAAAGAATACTATGCTAGTATTTAATTTATCTTTGGGTAAAGTTTCCTTTAAGTATTGTAGAAAGTACGTTCTGGAAGAACAATGAAAAATCAATCCCTCTTATGAAAACATGCACCGTTTTATTATTCAGAGTAAACGAATTAGCTACTTTGAAACACATGGAAAACATATTGTTAGCACTTTCACAAACGACTCTATAACGAAAATTGTATCGGCATCATGAGGATTCGTAACAAACGTTTCTACACGCATCATGTTCATGGTGAACATTTGTTAATTAACATTATAATAGATCTTGCTACGCCACACATGAGACTTCAGAAAATTTATATCCACTAATCTGCAATAGAATCACACTATCTAGTATAAAAAGCTTTCCACCATATGTTTATCACTATGCCAAAAGCTTTTTACAACGACTTTCAATTCATTTACTGATAATTAGGAAACTAAAACCAAAATATCATTTCCTTTAGTATAAATTTATTGACGTTTTAACATTATGTTTCAAAATAAATACTATATTATAAGAATTTCAATATAATTGTGGTATAAATATTTTATTTACATTCAGTTAAAACATATTATCAATAGAGTATGAGGAATGAATTATGTTTTATAAGTATATAACAAGTAGTCAAGTATACTCATTCTAGGAGGATTTATAGGATGTAGGCCTGTAACCTCTTTTTTGGTGCAACAGGCCTGTAACCTTATATTTGTATACGAAAAGGATATAAAAGTAACAAAGTTTAACATGTTTTATAGTGAAATGTATTACACAGTTAGAAGTAACACACGAACAAATAAGAAAATACAAATTGACTTATCAACAGTGCATTGAGCTAGTGGTTTAACAAAAACAAAAAAAAATCATTGTGTTTCTAATTTGATTCTCGCTGGAAACGTATACTTTATACCATGTCTTGAGATAGTTTGACGATAGAGTTTAACCAACGTGGGTTGGGCTAATGGTACATGAGGGATCAAATAACCCAATATGGTCCGGTTTCAAAACTCTCGTTGGCCACCTTGCCGCCTAAATTGTGCGTGCCCCCGGATGCAAGACTATCTAGGAGTTAGGTCTAGTTCATGAATTAATCTGAGTTTAATCTTTATTTTTCAGAAAAAAAAAAATATAGAGGATGAACCAAACTTTTCCCGGTTAACAAAAACAAAAGATTAAAATTGACTTTCTTAGTATATATAAAAGCCACGAAAATGGAAGAAAGAGGTTGAAATGGTATTTGACTTATTTTAGGCAGGGCGTCACGGTCACAATCAGAGTCACAGACCACTTTGAGATATTTTTATTGTCTTGATTTGAGTATTTGACCCCTTTTGGCTATGACCTTCACCGTTATAATTTTACGGTCACATAAGGTCAACGAGTGGGCCCCACGTGGCGTGCGCGCGTGCTTTAGCATCTAGACCCCACTTGTTACGTCTCAGAGTCAGAGCCTGAATGTGACACTTCTCTTTTTTTTTTTCTTTTTTTTTTTTCTGTTTTTACTATTTTTAATGATATTTTCTCGATATTAATTCATAGAAATATTTACCCTCGGAGACACAAGTTGAGTTTACAATATCACTAAAATACACATTGTTTATTGAGCACACTTTATCATGCTAGTTTTACTAAGATAACCCTTAACCAAGTGACATCTTCAACTAACTAGACATCTCATCCTACTAACCAAATCTGTTACCCAACCCAACTAACCAAAGAGATTCCTAACTAAAACCCAAAACTGATTTTTATCTTTTTACAAAATCGATAACTTTTAACTTTTTACAAAACCGATGAACTTATATCTTCCTCTTTCTTCACAAATCCATCGCCGGTGAGAAGAACCCTAATTTCTTTCTCCCCCGATTTCATCTAGATCAAGAAATCAAAACTTGAAATTGGACCCAAATATCGACTTTCGGAACCCACGTCTCTTCCATTGCTCTTATGTTCTACGAAACAGTATTGGGGTGTCGTGTTTCCATCGTGAGCGATCTATCTATCTCAGCCTCAAGAATATGGACTTTTGCGCCTCTACCGATTCACAGATAAAATCCAAATGGAAGGTTAGATCACGCTTCTTAAACCACTTGATTCTGTCTTCTCACAGCAAAACTACCTGATTCCGTATGTATGTAACAAACCCAAACTTTTGTCATCTTGTTTAATACTTTGCAGAGAACGCAGTAGATCTCCGTCTCCTCGAGTGGCTTTTCGCAATTGATAGATTCTCGAGGCTCAGTCCCGTGGAAATGATGGCGGTGGCGGTGGAGGGCGTGGTGGAAGAAGCGGTGGATACCACAGTGGAGGCGGTGGTGGTTGTGGAGGCGATGGTGGAAGACGTGAGTATGGATACAATGGTGGTGGTTGGTGGAGGTGGCTGTCGAATCTTCATCCACAAAACCTTGAACATAAGACCTCATCCACGATATCTTCATCCACAAAACCTTGATTCATGTGTTCACATTTTCCAGTGTCCATAATTTTACCATCCACAATGTGTATGTTCATATCTAACTCGTCCACAACTTTTCGTGTCCACAAACACTTGACATGCAAGGTGCAATTTTTGCTTCAAAATCGAACCATTTTAGCTTGTTTTGTTTCTAAGGATATATCTCAACTTTCGTCTCTTTGTTCTAAAATTAACAGAGAATGGAGAAGAATAATTTATTCCCTGTCAACTGTTCACCGTAACCACAACCATTGCGTCCATACATATCCATCCATAAGTATCTGT
The DNA window shown above is from Brassica oleracea var. oleracea cultivar TO1000 chromosome C3, BOL, whole genome shotgun sequence and carries:
- the LOC106332261 gene encoding transcription factor bHLH123-like isoform X2 encodes the protein MGDHHDFINSGSWWKVSSSSSTSSSMRASSIVSGGSDVFHEKVHHSLATDHHLQMIGLGLSSQPPVDQWNQPLLGDSKAETSFGVMLQENLNLDATSNANAIQESDSSNHQALWRDTQINNSDFKPQLNMTSSNRGFFLENQFSPHGSSSTDSSTVTCQGFAVDNSLYGTATTPSSSSAMFHQGAGFNLPGSSDQQPSRNHQQPNLGYGNYDQMASTWFSRSSPPKPNSPLRFSNNATFWNPAATAGNVGPTHHDASSNFFPALQPPQIHAPSFDEQKSITKVPDSRSNEVKRGGADQPAAKRAKSEAPSPSPASKVRKEKMGDRIAALQQLVSPFGKTDAASVLSEAIEYIKFLHQQVSALSNPYMKSGASLQHQQMSDHHKELEVSEEPDLRSRGLCLVPVSSIFPVTQDTTVDFWTPTFGGTFR
- the LOC106332261 gene encoding transcription factor bHLH123-like isoform X1, with amino-acid sequence MGDHHDFINSGSWWKVSSSSSTSSSMRASSIVSGGSDVFHEKVHHSLATDHHLQMIGLGLSSQPPVDQWNQPLLRGDSKAETSFGVMLQENLNLDATSNANAIQESDSSNHQALWRDTQINNSDFKPQLNMTSSNRGFFLENQFSPHGSSSTDSSTVTCQGFAVDNSLYGTATTPSSSSAMFHQGAGFNLPGSSDQQPSRNHQQPNLGYGNYDQMASTWFSRSSPPKPNSPLRFSNNATFWNPAATAGNVGPTHHDASSNFFPALQPPQIHAPSFDEQKSITKVPDSRSNEVKRGGADQPAAKRAKSEAPSPSPASKVRKEKMGDRIAALQQLVSPFGKTDAASVLSEAIEYIKFLHQQVSALSNPYMKSGASLQHQQMSDHHKELEVSEEPDLRSRGLCLVPVSSIFPVTQDTTVDFWTPTFGGTFR